In one window of uncultured Sphaerochaeta sp. DNA:
- a CDS encoding MFS transporter, with amino-acid sequence MALLVVIYLAFISLGLPDGVLGSIWPVMQQSLDLPFWSAGLIGATSSIGTVVSALMSYRMTSRFGTGKVTLVSVAMTAVALLGFSFASSLPLLMLWAVPLGLGAGSVDSALNNYVALHYEARHMNWLHSFWGLGASAGPAVMGLSLSLQLGYRSGYRILTLMQTLLVFALIASLSLWVAPKGKREGEHQTAHQKGSLRHRALPFALLSFFFYCALEISTGLWAVSYLVQVKQLLPSDAAFYGSLFFLGITVGRMASGFISYRLSNVQMIFLGLFLCLISIIALFYASLVFAGLSLLLLGLGCAPIFPSLIHQTPRSFGPELSQRIIGLQMASAYIGSTVTPPLFGLVGSFVGLQWMPLLQGSILVLLVSSITILVLLTRNKEY; translated from the coding sequence ATGGCTCTTTTAGTGGTTATCTATCTTGCCTTCATCAGCCTTGGACTGCCTGATGGTGTATTGGGCAGCATCTGGCCGGTCATGCAACAATCACTCGATCTCCCGTTTTGGAGTGCTGGGCTTATCGGGGCAACCTCTTCCATCGGCACGGTGGTATCAGCTCTTATGAGTTATCGGATGACCAGTCGATTTGGGACGGGAAAGGTGACCCTCGTCAGTGTAGCGATGACAGCAGTTGCACTCCTGGGATTCTCCTTTGCCTCATCGCTTCCTCTACTCATGTTGTGGGCAGTTCCCCTTGGGTTGGGTGCTGGTTCAGTTGACTCAGCGCTCAACAACTATGTTGCACTGCACTATGAGGCGCGCCATATGAACTGGTTACACTCATTTTGGGGCTTGGGAGCAAGTGCCGGTCCTGCAGTCATGGGACTTTCCCTCTCCTTGCAGCTTGGTTATCGAAGCGGGTATCGGATACTCACCCTGATGCAAACACTCCTGGTCTTTGCGTTGATAGCCTCTCTATCCCTCTGGGTAGCCCCCAAGGGGAAAAGGGAAGGAGAACATCAGACAGCCCATCAGAAGGGGTCGCTTCGTCATAGGGCACTTCCTTTTGCCCTGCTCTCCTTCTTTTTCTATTGTGCTCTGGAAATTTCCACAGGACTGTGGGCGGTTAGTTATCTGGTTCAGGTGAAGCAGTTGCTTCCATCCGATGCTGCCTTCTATGGGTCTCTGTTCTTCCTTGGGATAACTGTGGGAAGGATGGCAAGCGGTTTCATCAGTTACCGATTGAGTAATGTCCAGATGATCTTCCTGGGATTGTTCCTCTGCCTTATCAGCATTATTGCCTTGTTCTATGCCTCCCTGGTCTTTGCCGGACTTTCCCTCTTGTTGCTTGGTTTGGGATGTGCTCCCATATTCCCGAGCCTGATTCACCAAACCCCACGAAGTTTTGGACCTGAGTTGAGCCAGCGAATCATTGGCCTACAGATGGCCAGTGCCTATATTGGAAGCACGGTCACCCCTCCACTTTTTGGGCTGGTTGGGTCTTTTGTGGGATTACAGTGGATGCCCCTC
- a CDS encoding undecaprenyl-diphosphate phosphatase: MFQEGLKSLLLGIVQGITEWLPISSTGHLLLLDEVIHLSLGEGARELFFVIIQLASILAVIILYFSTLNPFTKGKDAKQKTETYILWLKVIIATIPAGVIGILIDDLMDTYLYRWEVVAIALFAYGLLYIVLEKGKWGRREHRVKELSEITYRDALSLGLFQMLALIPGTSRSGSTILGGIIIGLERSVAAKFSFFMAIPVMAGASLLKLIKLGLSYSTEEYLLIGIAFVASFLVSLLCIKALVAYVRRHDFSAFGYYRVALAVLVTVYFLTWGAA, translated from the coding sequence ATGTTTCAGGAAGGTTTGAAATCATTGCTTTTGGGAATTGTACAGGGGATTACCGAATGGCTTCCCATCAGCTCAACAGGACATCTTTTGCTGTTGGATGAAGTAATCCATCTCAGTTTGGGCGAGGGGGCAAGAGAACTCTTCTTTGTCATCATTCAACTTGCATCAATACTTGCCGTGATTATCCTGTACTTCTCAACGTTGAACCCCTTCACCAAGGGTAAGGATGCCAAGCAGAAAACTGAGACATATATTCTCTGGCTGAAAGTGATCATCGCTACGATTCCTGCTGGAGTGATAGGAATCTTGATCGATGATCTGATGGATACCTACCTTTATCGGTGGGAAGTGGTTGCTATTGCACTCTTTGCCTACGGTTTGCTCTATATTGTGCTTGAGAAGGGGAAATGGGGTAGACGGGAGCACCGTGTAAAGGAGCTTTCCGAAATTACCTACCGTGATGCATTATCCCTTGGACTCTTCCAGATGCTTGCCCTGATCCCGGGTACCAGTAGGAGTGGTTCCACCATACTTGGTGGGATCATCATTGGATTGGAACGGTCGGTGGCTGCAAAATTCTCATTCTTTATGGCTATACCGGTCATGGCAGGAGCTTCCCTCTTGAAATTGATCAAGTTGGGACTCAGCTACAGCACAGAGGAATATCTTTTGATAGGCATCGCTTTTGTTGCCTCCTTCCTTGTATCCCTGCTTTGTATCAAGGCATTGGTTGCCTATGTCCGTCGTCATGACTTCTCTGCCTTTGGCTATTACCGTGTTGCTCTTGCAGTTTTGGTAACGGTTTATTTCCTCACATGGGGAGCTGCCTGA
- the trmL gene encoding tRNA (uridine(34)/cytosine(34)/5-carboxymethylaminomethyluridine(34)-2'-O)-methyltransferase TrmL, producing the protein MALHIVLFEPEIPQNTGNIARTCAAVGATLHLVHPLGFSLEEKYLKRAGLDYWPLLTMVEHPSIEAFLAVHQEKPLYYFTTKAPRTYSEVTYPEETYLVFGKESAGISESLLVKNKQRCVRIPMREEARSLNLSNSVAIAAYEYLRQQSFPFLQGTGTLHRLTWEA; encoded by the coding sequence ATGGCACTGCATATTGTCCTGTTTGAGCCAGAGATACCACAAAATACCGGAAATATTGCACGGACGTGTGCAGCAGTTGGTGCAACCTTGCACTTGGTGCATCCTCTTGGATTCAGCTTGGAGGAGAAATACCTGAAACGTGCCGGGTTGGATTATTGGCCGTTGCTTACGATGGTTGAACATCCCAGCATTGAAGCTTTCCTGGCAGTACACCAAGAGAAACCGTTGTACTACTTCACCACAAAAGCTCCAAGAACCTACAGCGAAGTCACCTACCCTGAAGAGACCTACCTGGTCTTCGGCAAGGAGAGTGCTGGTATCAGCGAATCACTGCTTGTCAAAAACAAACAACGTTGTGTGAGAATCCCCATGAGGGAAGAAGCACGAAGTCTGAATCTCTCGAACAGTGTAGCAATCGCAGCATATGAATACCTACGACAGCAATCCTTTCCCTTCCTACAAGGGACAGGAACGTTACATAGACTTACATGGGAGGCCTGA
- the proC gene encoding pyrroline-5-carboxylate reductase produces MDTIGIIGCGNMGGAIAGSLQMEVMVYDSDTQKAKQLASSKETISVAESLEALLSECQTILIAVKPQILSTLYPELRALGSDKKRWISIAAGIPLSVLAEQLATDEIVRFMPNIAAQYGAAVTAVAPAEGCSSSLREDSLHVASSFGSSFLLPESQFSAFIGISGSAIAYVFSFLHGLAMGGVAQGIAYPEALKIASDTMKSATSLIDATKANPVDLATRVCSAGGTTIEGMKALAQGGFEGLVMRAVEASSEKSKVLEAKAANQGK; encoded by the coding sequence ATGGATACTATCGGCATCATTGGATGTGGAAACATGGGTGGAGCAATCGCAGGAAGCCTGCAAATGGAAGTCATGGTATATGACAGTGATACGCAGAAAGCCAAGCAGCTTGCATCAAGCAAGGAAACCATTTCAGTGGCAGAATCTCTCGAAGCACTCTTGAGTGAATGCCAAACCATACTCATTGCAGTAAAGCCCCAGATACTTTCTACGCTCTATCCAGAACTGAGAGCATTGGGTAGTGACAAGAAACGATGGATTTCCATTGCGGCAGGCATTCCCCTCTCAGTACTTGCAGAGCAACTTGCCACTGATGAGATAGTACGGTTCATGCCAAACATTGCAGCACAGTACGGCGCTGCTGTTACCGCTGTAGCTCCAGCTGAAGGTTGTTCCTCGTCCCTGCGTGAAGACTCCCTTCATGTTGCGTCCTCCTTTGGCTCCTCCTTTCTTCTGCCAGAGTCCCAGTTCTCAGCCTTTATCGGGATCAGTGGCTCAGCCATCGCCTATGTATTCTCGTTCCTGCATGGACTTGCGATGGGAGGTGTAGCGCAAGGAATCGCCTATCCAGAAGCGCTGAAGATAGCAAGCGACACTATGAAGAGTGCTACCTCCTTGATCGACGCTACAAAGGCAAATCCAGTGGACCTTGCCACGAGGGTCTGCTCTGCTGGGGGAACCACCATTGAGGGTATGAAAGCACTCGCCCAGGGAGGGTTTGAGGGCTTGGTCATGCGTGCTGTCGAGGCATCGAGTGAGAAGTCAAAAGTGCTTGAGGCAAAAGCAGCCAATCAGGGGAAATAA